The Chryseobacterium suipulveris genome window below encodes:
- a CDS encoding M1 family aminopeptidase → MKNFYFLPMFLALFVNVSAQSFFENKSVVDQEIARYHKMVDFNINPNTLNYDIKYQRLDLQLDPNILWVAGSVTSHFLAKENLSNIYFDFTNTIPVSQVTYHGQILNFQQISTKELKIDFPTTIATNSLDSLTIHYSGVPDNSGRTSFYVGSKYGNPTLATLSEPYGAQNWFPTKQSMNDKIDRFDFKITTPDQFDVAANGKLMSETPLPNNQKMTFWRTQYPMAAYLAAVSIGKFTKMNDVMGASNFPFVNYIYNETATSSAILANLEWTKTAMNIFENHFGPYPFSNEKYGHMEFNVNGAAMEHQTMSSMGDFGKGTIAHELAHQWFGDKITCGSWNDIWLNEGFATFGEHLIFEKNLMSQPEFMNYLQAQLNDITSLPNGSIYVSDSNLGNVPVVFSGRLSYRKGGYVLRMMKWILGDDVFYQLLRDYTANPSFVYGYAKTEDFKNQILVSTGKDFTGFFNDWIYGQGYPTYTIKWNQIPGNPNVAFSVSQIQSDSSVDFFELPLPVKVVGTNGEIANLVLDHSYNNQQFSQPVNFQVASVTFNDERQIIEKNSAVVFDPSLSVISSENQRIALYPNPVQNEIFFNGIQKVSKYEIFSLDGKLVITGNYHPPKGIAVNILSKGTYLIKINGRSFKFIKE, encoded by the coding sequence ATGAAGAATTTTTATTTTCTCCCTATGTTTTTGGCGCTTTTTGTGAATGTTTCGGCACAAAGTTTTTTCGAAAATAAAAGTGTTGTCGATCAGGAAATCGCGCGTTACCACAAAATGGTCGATTTCAACATCAATCCCAATACCTTAAATTACGATATCAAATACCAAAGGTTGGATCTGCAGCTTGATCCCAATATTTTGTGGGTTGCAGGTTCTGTGACTTCGCATTTTTTGGCAAAGGAAAATCTTTCGAATATTTACTTTGATTTTACCAATACGATTCCCGTTTCTCAAGTTACTTATCACGGACAAATTTTAAATTTTCAGCAGATTTCGACCAAGGAACTAAAAATTGATTTTCCTACGACAATTGCTACTAATTCGCTGGATTCATTGACGATTCATTATTCGGGAGTTCCTGACAATTCTGGACGAACTTCTTTCTATGTCGGCAGCAAGTACGGGAATCCGACTCTGGCAACGCTTTCAGAACCTTATGGTGCGCAAAACTGGTTTCCAACCAAGCAAAGTATGAACGACAAGATCGACCGCTTTGATTTCAAAATTACCACACCCGATCAGTTTGATGTGGCTGCAAACGGAAAACTGATGTCGGAAACGCCGCTTCCCAATAATCAGAAAATGACTTTCTGGCGAACTCAATATCCAATGGCGGCTTATCTTGCGGCGGTTTCGATCGGAAAATTTACGAAGATGAATGATGTAATGGGAGCATCCAATTTTCCGTTTGTAAACTATATCTATAATGAAACAGCTACGAGCAGCGCAATTCTCGCCAATCTTGAGTGGACGAAGACCGCAATGAATATTTTTGAAAACCATTTCGGACCCTATCCTTTTTCAAATGAAAAGTATGGACACATGGAGTTTAACGTAAACGGAGCGGCGATGGAGCATCAGACGATGTCTTCAATGGGCGATTTCGGAAAAGGTACGATCGCGCACGAATTGGCTCACCAATGGTTTGGCGACAAAATTACATGTGGAAGCTGGAACGATATCTGGCTAAATGAGGGATTTGCAACCTTTGGCGAACATCTGATTTTCGAGAAAAATTTGATGAGTCAGCCAGAGTTTATGAATTATCTGCAAGCTCAGCTGAACGATATTACAAGTTTGCCAAATGGGAGCATTTATGTGAGCGATTCCAATTTGGGAAATGTTCCGGTCGTGTTCAGCGGACGACTCAGTTATCGGAAAGGTGGCTATGTCTTGAGAATGATGAAATGGATTTTGGGCGATGATGTGTTTTACCAACTTCTTAGGGATTACACTGCAAATCCTTCATTTGTTTATGGTTACGCAAAAACGGAAGACTTCAAGAACCAGATTTTGGTTTCTACCGGAAAAGATTTTACAGGTTTCTTTAATGATTGGATTTATGGGCAAGGTTATCCGACTTACACCATAAAGTGGAACCAGATTCCAGGAAATCCGAATGTGGCTTTTTCGGTTTCCCAGATCCAAAGTGATTCGTCGGTAGATTTTTTTGAGCTTCCGTTACCGGTGAAAGTTGTCGGAACCAATGGCGAAATTGCGAATTTGGTTTTGGATCATAGTTACAACAATCAGCAGTTTTCGCAGCCCGTAAATTTTCAAGTCGCAAGTGTCACTTTTAATGATGAACGGCAAATTATCGAGAAGAATTCTGCAGTCGTTTTTGATCCCTCGCTGTCGGTAATTTCAAGTGAAAATCAGAGAATAGCATTGTATCCTAATCCGGTGCAAAATGAAATCTTTTTTAATGGAATTCAGAAAGTTTCGAAGTATGAAATTTTTTCCTTGGATGGAAAGTTGGTAATTACCGGAAATTATCATCCACCGAAAGGAATCGCGGTGAATATTCTTTCCAAAGGAACCTATCTCATCAAAATCAACGGGCGCTCTTTTAAGTTTATTAAAGAATAA